The following proteins are co-located in the Thermoplasmata archaeon genome:
- a CDS encoding Mrp/NBP35 family ATP-binding protein, protein MSAPSGPGAMRPTSSPSAAGPPRGRPGGLLQRMDKGAIRHVVAVGSGKGGVGKSSVTALLAAELGRRGRAVGILDADITGPSIPKLLGLKGPLTDRGEGIEPVRTRSGMPIVSSQFMVEDEQAPVIWRGPLVTRLITQFFGGVHWGPLDYLLIDMPPGTSDVPLTVFQTIPIDGMVFVLTPQDLAALIVKKAMNMARDLHVALLGVVENMSWITCPHCGERIPLFGEGHVATVAEEYGIPLLARLPLAPAISALADEGRLEQYASPELAALADSVGAAVDAITSKASTVL, encoded by the coding sequence GTGAGCGCGCCATCGGGCCCGGGCGCGATGCGCCCGACCTCCAGCCCGTCGGCGGCGGGTCCCCCCCGGGGCCGCCCCGGTGGACTCCTCCAGCGGATGGACAAGGGGGCGATCCGCCACGTGGTCGCGGTCGGCAGCGGCAAGGGCGGGGTCGGTAAGTCATCGGTGACCGCGCTGCTCGCCGCCGAGCTCGGGCGCCGCGGCCGGGCGGTCGGAATCCTCGACGCGGACATCACCGGACCGTCGATCCCCAAGCTGCTGGGGCTCAAGGGCCCGCTCACGGACCGCGGCGAAGGGATCGAGCCGGTGCGGACGCGCTCGGGCATGCCGATCGTCTCCTCCCAGTTCATGGTCGAGGACGAGCAGGCGCCCGTGATCTGGCGGGGTCCGCTCGTCACGCGGCTCATCACCCAGTTCTTCGGGGGCGTCCACTGGGGGCCGCTCGACTACCTGCTCATCGACATGCCGCCGGGGACCAGCGACGTGCCGCTCACCGTGTTCCAGACGATCCCGATCGACGGGATGGTCTTCGTGCTGACCCCGCAGGACCTCGCCGCGCTGATCGTGAAGAAGGCGATGAACATGGCCCGCGACCTCCACGTCGCCCTCCTCGGCGTCGTCGAGAACATGAGCTGGATCACCTGCCCGCATTGCGGCGAGCGCATCCCGCTGTTCGGCGAGGGCCACGTCGCGACGGTCGCGGAGGAGTACGGCATCCCGCTGCTGGCCCGGCTGCCGCTCGCCCCGGCGATCTCCGCCCTCGCCGACGAGGGCCGACTCGAGCAGTACGCCTCCCCCGAGCTCGCCGCCCTCGCGGACTCGGTCGGCGCCGCCGTCGACGCGATCACGTCGAAGGCATCGACGGTACTGTAG
- a CDS encoding acetate--CoA ligase family protein: protein MTVGRSSALDEIFRPRSIAVIGASNRPGTVGASLFRNVLGAGYRGVAYPVNPRWESVSGVRCYRRVADLPDVAELAVVIVRAPEVPAIVDELGAAGTRGAIVISSGFGEVGAPGPRLEAELVDRARRHRMSLVGPNCFGVLNTDPEVGLNATFSEDLPPRGNIAFVSQSGALCAGILQYGIAERIGFSRFVSVGNRAGVDENDLLASLADDAATRVVLLYMESLANGRRFLEVAQEVTEHKPVLIIKSGRTPVGERAARSHTGSLAQSGRDQLYDALFEQAGVLRADTIADLFRMAKVFSSGVRLDGPRLAILTNSGGPGIVAADAAARQHLELPTPSAALRSALARRLSPSAALSNPLDMTADAGPEQYREALHRLLSEPTIHGALVIATPTGTLTGAEAARAIRQGRGASRKAVTACLFGLTDLSKEVADLEAHGIPTFTFPEEAIQGLGSLARYRAWGARPRTPVRSFPVDRARVRRALARARASGATVLPEYLARSILSAYGLRFPESHRVRTLDQALSAAKELGYPVVLKVASPDISHKTDVGGVALGLEGAESLSEAWTRMGATLSTRAPRARIVGFEVEAQVPSGTEVLVGVQRDPNFGPILVFGLGGIYVEVLRDVTFRLAPLRALSARRMISSVRGFPILEGVRGGPPGDLAALAEAIERVSQLATELDAVSELDLNPLIVRPVGEGVVAVDARLVLAPSSRSGPSASAGRSGSGSPRTRGRGGRPPPRR from the coding sequence ATGACCGTCGGGCGATCCTCGGCGCTGGACGAGATCTTCCGGCCGCGATCGATCGCCGTGATCGGCGCGTCCAACCGCCCCGGCACCGTCGGCGCGAGCCTCTTCCGCAACGTCCTCGGCGCCGGCTACCGGGGCGTCGCCTACCCGGTCAACCCCCGATGGGAGAGCGTCTCGGGGGTCCGCTGCTACCGCCGGGTGGCGGACCTCCCCGACGTCGCGGAGCTCGCGGTCGTCATCGTCCGCGCACCGGAGGTACCGGCGATCGTCGACGAGCTCGGCGCCGCCGGCACGCGCGGCGCGATCGTCATCTCCTCCGGTTTCGGGGAGGTGGGCGCCCCGGGCCCGCGGCTCGAGGCCGAGCTGGTCGACCGGGCCCGGCGCCACCGCATGTCGCTGGTCGGCCCGAACTGCTTCGGCGTACTGAACACGGACCCCGAGGTCGGGCTCAACGCCACATTCAGCGAGGACCTGCCGCCGCGCGGCAACATCGCCTTCGTCTCGCAGAGCGGCGCGCTCTGTGCCGGCATCCTGCAGTACGGCATCGCGGAGCGGATCGGCTTCTCCCGGTTCGTCTCCGTCGGAAACCGCGCCGGGGTCGACGAGAACGACCTGCTCGCGTCGCTGGCGGACGACGCGGCCACCCGCGTGGTCCTGCTCTACATGGAGAGCCTCGCGAACGGCCGACGCTTCCTCGAGGTCGCGCAGGAAGTAACGGAGCACAAGCCGGTCCTCATCATCAAGAGCGGGCGCACGCCGGTCGGGGAGCGAGCGGCGCGCAGCCACACCGGCTCGCTCGCGCAGTCCGGCCGGGACCAGCTCTACGATGCGCTCTTCGAGCAGGCGGGCGTGCTGCGGGCGGACACGATCGCGGACCTGTTCCGCATGGCCAAGGTGTTCAGCTCGGGTGTGCGCCTGGACGGACCGCGCCTCGCGATCCTGACCAACTCCGGTGGGCCGGGGATCGTGGCCGCGGACGCCGCCGCGCGCCAGCACCTCGAGCTGCCGACGCCGTCGGCCGCGCTTCGGTCGGCCCTCGCCCGGAGGCTCTCGCCGTCCGCCGCGCTCAGCAACCCCCTCGACATGACCGCGGACGCCGGACCGGAGCAGTACCGCGAGGCACTGCACCGGCTCCTGTCCGAGCCGACGATCCACGGCGCGCTCGTGATCGCGACGCCGACCGGCACGCTGACCGGCGCGGAGGCCGCCCGCGCGATCCGCCAGGGCCGCGGCGCGAGCCGCAAGGCCGTGACGGCGTGCCTCTTCGGCCTCACCGACCTGTCGAAGGAGGTCGCCGATCTCGAGGCCCACGGCATTCCCACGTTCACGTTCCCGGAGGAGGCCATCCAGGGCCTGGGCAGCCTCGCGCGCTACCGGGCCTGGGGCGCGCGGCCCCGGACGCCCGTGCGCTCGTTCCCCGTCGACCGCGCCAGGGTGCGACGTGCGCTCGCCCGCGCGCGCGCCTCGGGCGCGACGGTCCTCCCGGAGTACCTCGCGCGCTCGATCCTGTCGGCCTACGGCCTGCGCTTCCCCGAGTCCCACCGGGTCCGAACGCTCGACCAAGCCCTCTCGGCGGCGAAGGAGCTCGGCTACCCGGTCGTGCTGAAGGTCGCCTCGCCCGACATCTCGCACAAGACGGACGTCGGCGGCGTCGCCCTCGGCCTCGAGGGCGCGGAGAGTCTCTCGGAGGCCTGGACGCGGATGGGCGCGACGCTCTCGACCCGGGCCCCGCGAGCGCGGATCGTCGGCTTCGAGGTCGAGGCGCAGGTCCCGTCGGGCACCGAGGTGCTCGTCGGCGTCCAGCGAGACCCGAACTTCGGCCCGATCCTCGTCTTCGGGCTCGGGGGGATCTACGTCGAGGTGCTGCGCGACGTGACGTTCCGGCTCGCGCCGCTGCGGGCGCTCTCCGCCCGGCGGATGATCTCCTCGGTGCGCGGCTTCCCGATCCTCGAGGGCGTGCGCGGCGGGCCGCCCGGCGACCTCGCGGCGCTCGCGGAGGCCATCGAACGGGTCAGCCAGCTCGCGACGGAGCTGGACGCCGTGAGCGAGCTCGACCTCAACCCACTGATCGTGCGACCCGTCGGCGAGGGCGTCGTCGCGGTCGACGCGCGGCTCGTGCTCGCACCGTCTTCCAGATCGGGACCGTCCGCTTCAGCCGGTCGATCAGGAAGCGGGTCGCCGCGAACGCGGGGGCGCGGTGGGCGGCCGCCGCCCCGACGATGA
- a CDS encoding MoaD/ThiS family protein: MVGTVRVLLFSTARTAVGRAQLDWPVAPEGVRADELVRALGVAYPALSRVLRTARLVRNGAYLGRGSERLRAGDEFAVHPPYGGG, translated from the coding sequence ATGGTCGGCACGGTGCGCGTGCTCCTCTTCTCGACCGCGCGGACCGCGGTCGGCCGCGCCCAGCTCGACTGGCCCGTTGCCCCGGAGGGGGTGCGGGCCGACGAGCTAGTGCGCGCGCTCGGCGTCGCCTATCCGGCCCTCTCTCGCGTGCTGCGCACCGCCCGCCTCGTCCGCAACGGAGCGTACCTCGGCCGCGGGAGCGAGCGCCTGCGCGCGGGGGATGAGTTCGCGGTCCACCCCCCCTACGGCGGTGGCTAG
- a CDS encoding 2-oxoacid:acceptor oxidoreductase subunit alpha: protein MPDLAVRAGGQAGDGIASIGESIARCLSRMGWHVFALNAYQSVIRGGHVWFQARASDPRPYSQGDRADVLYALDKQTVSIHAPSLRAGGTVIYDPEKFAVAESDLPAGVRALGVPTLEIARKYTSQSILQNAGGMGAAAFLAGIPLELLQEVLKDSFGKKAGEIADWNLGAAAAGFAFAASHASASEHALARRGAPKLLMNGNAAIALGAAAAGCKFLAQYPMTPASSIMHWMAAHAQSLGVVVKQAEDELAAINMAIGASFGGVRAMTATSGGGFSLMVEALGMAGMTETPLVVVESQRAGPSTGLPTKTEQGDLNLMLGAGQSEFPRAILAPSHPAEAYRAAIRAFELAEDWQTPILVASDLHLSENMATVDREEIPTAVPVRSLFTVEPNGHDYHRYQYTDSGVSPRAIPGQPGLQFVAGSDEHDERGHLISDVKSGIPVWVTERQRMMDKRMRKLHGILAAAEPPAWEGPASADLTFVAWGSTIGAIRDAREMLAAQGRATNLLHFPTVYPLDPERVRAELSKSRRTLLVEANYSGQFGRLIRAETGVELAERFLKYDGEPFYPHEIVARALEVIGHGG from the coding sequence ATGCCGGATCTCGCGGTGCGCGCCGGCGGCCAGGCCGGCGATGGGATCGCCTCGATCGGCGAGTCGATCGCCCGGTGCCTGTCGCGCATGGGCTGGCACGTCTTCGCGCTCAATGCCTACCAGTCCGTGATCCGCGGGGGCCACGTCTGGTTCCAGGCCCGCGCGTCGGACCCGCGTCCCTACTCGCAGGGGGACCGGGCCGACGTCCTCTATGCGCTCGACAAGCAGACGGTGTCGATCCATGCGCCGTCCCTGCGCGCGGGCGGCACGGTGATCTACGACCCCGAGAAGTTCGCGGTGGCGGAGTCGGATCTGCCGGCGGGCGTGCGGGCCCTCGGGGTCCCGACGCTCGAGATCGCCCGCAAGTACACCAGCCAGTCGATCCTGCAGAACGCAGGCGGCATGGGGGCGGCCGCCTTCCTCGCCGGGATCCCGCTCGAGCTCCTCCAGGAGGTCCTGAAGGACTCCTTCGGCAAGAAAGCCGGCGAGATCGCCGACTGGAACCTCGGCGCCGCCGCCGCCGGCTTCGCGTTCGCCGCGTCGCATGCCTCGGCGAGCGAGCACGCGCTCGCGCGCCGGGGGGCCCCGAAGCTCCTGATGAACGGCAACGCCGCCATCGCGCTCGGCGCGGCCGCCGCGGGTTGCAAGTTCCTCGCCCAGTACCCCATGACGCCCGCGTCCTCGATCATGCACTGGATGGCGGCGCACGCCCAGAGCCTCGGCGTCGTCGTGAAGCAGGCGGAGGACGAGCTCGCGGCGATCAACATGGCGATCGGCGCGTCGTTCGGCGGAGTGCGGGCGATGACCGCGACGAGCGGGGGAGGGTTCTCGCTCATGGTCGAGGCGCTCGGAATGGCCGGGATGACCGAGACCCCGCTCGTCGTCGTCGAGTCGCAGCGCGCCGGTCCGTCGACCGGTCTGCCGACGAAGACCGAGCAGGGCGATCTCAACCTCATGCTCGGCGCGGGCCAGAGCGAGTTCCCGCGGGCGATCCTCGCACCGAGCCATCCGGCCGAGGCCTACCGCGCGGCGATCCGCGCCTTCGAACTCGCGGAGGACTGGCAGACCCCGATCCTCGTCGCGAGCGACCTCCATCTCTCGGAGAACATGGCGACGGTCGACCGGGAGGAGATCCCGACCGCGGTGCCCGTGCGCTCGCTCTTCACCGTCGAGCCGAACGGCCATGACTACCACCGCTACCAGTACACCGATAGCGGCGTCTCGCCCCGCGCGATCCCGGGGCAGCCGGGCCTGCAGTTCGTCGCGGGCTCCGATGAGCACGACGAGCGCGGCCATCTCATCTCCGACGTGAAGTCGGGCATCCCGGTCTGGGTCACGGAACGCCAGCGCATGATGGACAAGCGCATGCGCAAGCTCCACGGGATCCTCGCGGCCGCCGAGCCGCCGGCCTGGGAAGGGCCGGCGAGCGCCGACCTGACGTTCGTCGCCTGGGGCTCCACCATCGGCGCGATCCGGGACGCGCGGGAGATGCTGGCCGCGCAGGGCCGAGCCACGAACCTGCTGCACTTCCCGACCGTCTATCCGCTCGACCCCGAGCGGGTACGCGCGGAGCTATCGAAGTCTCGGCGCACCCTGCTCGTCGAGGCGAACTACTCCGGACAGTTCGGCCGCCTGATCCGGGCCGAGACCGGGGTCGAGCTCGCCGAGCGGTTCCTCAAGTACGACGGCGAGCCGTTCTACCCGCACGAGATCGTGGCGCGGGCGCTCGAGGTGATCGGTCATGGCGGATAG
- a CDS encoding thiamine pyrophosphate-dependent enzyme, giving the protein MADSAARAVGVPTGPALPVVGKSDTKPTWCPGCGDFGVVAAVEAALKRLGIPSYNVVIVSGIGCSSNLPHFLSSYGYHGIHGRVLPVAEGIRWANHGLTVIGTGGDGDGFGIGAGHFVHAMRRNVDLTYVTMDNQIYGLTTGQASPTSQMGQKTKSTPTGVIEHPIDPISLALASGATYVARGFSGDVKQLTELVAGGIQHKGFAFVDVFSPCVTYNKLNTFDFFRQRVYKLESAGHDPSDIVAAWQRSLEWGDKIPIGLFYRTDRPSYEDLEPVLQAGPLAQQPAGLAGHENVLDEFV; this is encoded by the coding sequence ATGGCGGATAGCGCCGCGCGCGCGGTCGGTGTGCCGACCGGGCCCGCGCTGCCGGTGGTCGGCAAGTCCGACACCAAGCCCACGTGGTGTCCGGGCTGCGGCGACTTCGGGGTCGTCGCGGCGGTCGAAGCGGCGCTCAAGCGCCTCGGGATCCCGTCGTACAACGTGGTGATCGTCTCGGGGATCGGCTGCTCGTCCAACCTGCCGCACTTCCTCTCGTCCTACGGCTACCACGGCATCCACGGTCGGGTCCTCCCGGTGGCCGAAGGCATCCGCTGGGCGAACCACGGCCTCACCGTCATCGGCACGGGGGGCGACGGGGACGGCTTCGGGATCGGGGCCGGTCACTTCGTCCACGCGATGCGGCGCAACGTCGACCTCACCTACGTCACGATGGACAACCAGATCTACGGGCTCACGACCGGCCAGGCGAGCCCGACCTCGCAGATGGGCCAGAAGACGAAGTCGACGCCGACCGGCGTGATCGAGCATCCGATCGACCCGATCTCGCTCGCGCTCGCGAGCGGGGCGACCTACGTCGCCCGCGGCTTCTCCGGCGACGTCAAGCAGTTGACCGAGCTCGTCGCCGGCGGGATCCAGCACAAGGGCTTCGCGTTCGTCGACGTCTTCAGCCCGTGCGTCACCTACAACAAGCTAAACACCTTCGACTTCTTCCGCCAGCGCGTCTACAAGCTCGAGAGCGCTGGCCACGACCCGAGCGACATCGTGGCCGCCTGGCAGCGTTCGCTCGAGTGGGGCGACAAGATCCCGATCGGGCTGTTCTACCGCACCGACCGTCCCTCCTACGAGGACCTCGAGCCGGTGCTCCAGGCCGGCCCGCTCGCCCAGCAGCCGGCCGGCCTTGCGGGCCACGAGAACGTGCTGGACGAGTTCGTCTAG
- a CDS encoding flippase: protein MSTASGARDGLSSVTRGTLFLLIATLCYVGLNFVARVIITHTISTEEWSSFSLGLTIIGVVGSIGALGLTNAVARGLPYAHSDDERRGIVRGSVVISVASAAISSIGLFLLGPELAGHLGLPDLGPTFELFPLAVATSVVIGIIAAIFQGYEDVTPNALFVQILTPGFFVAFLGIAAILPSRLTFEAALVAYVAGNVAALLLAVGYALQRLGHLLPAGPRAPGAVGRLMNFAVPLFFVGLLGTLTGGGDSLVLGAYHAAEFGYYSNALTLARLLQVGIGAAAYIFLPVAARALRQKDNSTIELTYVTVTKWMILFSLPLFLLFFVLPGPSLEFVYGAQYSHATLPLQITVLGAFVTTVLGPAANAQVAFGQARLLAYNAGIAAAVDVGLAFVLVPAFGMNGAAIAWTIANASYTALSLIELAVLTHVHPFRPHFLVPLVVTAVPVGAVLSLAPVHYPLWSLPVIGVAIAGLFVLVVLATRSIDEGDRLLLGAFEGLVGRPLPTLRRIGRAGVRRPNR, encoded by the coding sequence TTGTCGACTGCGTCCGGGGCCCGCGACGGCCTCTCGAGCGTCACCCGAGGCACGCTCTTCCTCCTGATCGCGACGCTCTGCTACGTCGGGCTCAACTTCGTCGCCCGCGTGATCATCACCCACACGATCTCGACGGAAGAGTGGAGCTCGTTCTCCCTCGGACTCACGATCATCGGGGTCGTCGGCTCGATCGGCGCGCTCGGGCTCACGAACGCCGTCGCCCGAGGGCTTCCCTACGCGCACTCCGACGACGAGCGGCGCGGGATCGTCCGAGGTTCCGTGGTGATCAGCGTCGCCTCCGCGGCCATCTCCTCGATCGGCCTATTCCTCCTCGGGCCGGAGCTCGCCGGCCATCTCGGGCTTCCCGATCTGGGGCCGACGTTCGAGCTGTTCCCGCTGGCGGTCGCGACGTCCGTCGTCATCGGGATCATCGCGGCGATCTTCCAGGGCTACGAGGACGTCACGCCGAACGCCCTCTTCGTGCAGATCCTCACGCCGGGCTTCTTCGTCGCCTTCCTCGGCATCGCCGCGATCCTCCCGTCCCGGCTCACGTTCGAGGCCGCGCTCGTCGCCTACGTCGCCGGGAACGTCGCCGCGCTCCTGCTCGCCGTCGGCTACGCGCTCCAGCGGCTCGGCCACCTCTTGCCGGCGGGCCCGCGCGCGCCGGGGGCGGTGGGCCGCCTGATGAACTTCGCGGTCCCGCTGTTCTTCGTCGGACTGTTGGGAACCTTGACCGGGGGCGGCGACTCGCTCGTCCTCGGCGCCTACCATGCCGCCGAGTTCGGCTACTACAGCAACGCCCTCACCCTCGCGCGCCTGCTCCAGGTCGGGATCGGCGCGGCCGCCTACATCTTCCTGCCGGTCGCGGCCCGGGCGCTCCGGCAGAAGGACAACTCGACGATCGAGCTGACCTACGTGACCGTGACGAAATGGATGATCCTGTTCTCGCTGCCGCTCTTCCTGCTGTTCTTCGTCCTGCCCGGCCCGTCGCTCGAGTTCGTCTACGGCGCGCAGTACTCGCACGCGACCCTTCCGCTGCAGATCACCGTGCTCGGGGCGTTCGTGACGACGGTCCTGGGGCCCGCGGCCAACGCCCAGGTCGCCTTCGGCCAGGCCCGCCTGCTGGCCTACAACGCCGGGATCGCGGCCGCCGTCGACGTCGGTCTCGCGTTCGTCCTCGTCCCGGCCTTCGGCATGAACGGCGCCGCCATCGCTTGGACGATCGCCAACGCGAGCTACACGGCGCTCTCCCTCATCGAGCTCGCGGTCCTCACGCACGTCCACCCGTTCCGGCCCCACTTCTTGGTGCCCCTGGTCGTGACGGCGGTACCGGTCGGGGCGGTCCTTTCGCTCGCGCCGGTCCACTACCCGCTGTGGTCGCTGCCCGTGATCGGGGTCGCGATCGCCGGTCTATTCGTCCTCGTCGTACTCGCGACGCGGAGCATTGACGAGGGCGACCGGCTGCTGCTCGGAGCGTTCGAGGGGCTCGTCGGCCGTCCCCTGCCCACCCTGCGGCGCATCGGGCGCGCGGGCGTCCGTCGTCCCAACCGCTGA
- a CDS encoding DedA family protein — protein sequence MTFSLIGSLIDGITLVLGTIGLPGLFALMVVESFGIPPIPSEVILPFAGFLVAEGTYPLVDATALALAGGLVGAFAAYAVGRWWRSRLIGWGLGAVRIRPEDLDRVDRWFAERGEATVAIARVVPIVRSYVSYPAGTARMSPVRFGAYTLLGSAPWTIGLLFAGVALGADWYLLEAYLAPLDYAFVALLVAGAGYVGLLAAGRITPGWPPRRRARASDPDPPAGPG from the coding sequence GTGACGTTCTCCCTCATCGGCTCCCTGATCGACGGGATCACGCTGGTCCTCGGCACGATCGGCCTCCCCGGCCTCTTCGCGCTCATGGTGGTCGAGAGCTTCGGAATCCCGCCGATCCCGAGCGAGGTGATCCTGCCGTTCGCCGGCTTCCTGGTCGCGGAGGGGACGTACCCGCTCGTCGATGCCACCGCCCTCGCCCTGGCCGGAGGGCTCGTCGGCGCCTTCGCGGCCTACGCCGTCGGCCGGTGGTGGCGCTCCCGCCTCATCGGCTGGGGCCTCGGCGCGGTGCGCATCCGCCCCGAAGACCTCGACCGGGTCGACCGGTGGTTCGCGGAACGGGGGGAGGCGACGGTCGCGATCGCCCGGGTCGTGCCGATCGTCCGCAGCTACGTGAGCTATCCGGCGGGGACCGCCCGCATGAGCCCGGTCCGCTTCGGTGCCTACACGCTGCTCGGTTCCGCCCCGTGGACGATCGGCCTCCTCTTCGCCGGCGTCGCCCTCGGCGCGGACTGGTACCTCCTCGAGGCCTACCTCGCGCCGCTCGACTACGCCTTCGTCGCTCTCCTGGTCGCCGGGGCGGGCTACGTGGGGCTGCTCGCCGCCGGCCGCATCACCCCGGGCTGGCCTCCGCGGCGCCGCGCCCGCGCGTCGGATCCCGACCCTCCGGCCGGCCCCGGGTAG
- a CDS encoding dihydroorotase family protein codes for MAPARRRRAEAPAETVGTSLILAGRALVHGRLEPVEIAIGDDGRIASVGKVRTGAPRRDLGDAVILPAATDLHVHFRDPGGPLAAESFATGTIAAAIGGVGLIADMPNTLPPVTDRERLEEKAARVPGRAAIDVLLYAAASESAAIESLGRFAGGFKMYLSPTTGIERAPLPAGLPGLFGRVAETGLALSVHAEDPDRFSAGTSAADPVGWNAVRPIAAELAAIDRLASAPPSLRCNVAHITSVTALRRAVGVAAASEVTPHHLLLSDASGTGGRFKVNPPLRAERERGALWTAFAQGEIPFLASDHAPHPAAEKDAPFDRAPSGVPGVETMLPLLLERVRAGALDLGTLVRAAIDRPARWLGQPMGRLAPGHRAHLVVVDFRARRRLAGAHLHSACGWTPFEGWEAVLPREHYRDGERIVEAGEYVGSPTGRVVRPDYARPPSPAASR; via the coding sequence ATGGCACCCGCTCGGCGGAGACGGGCCGAGGCTCCCGCCGAGACGGTGGGGACCTCGCTGATCCTGGCCGGCCGTGCGCTCGTCCACGGCCGGCTCGAGCCGGTCGAGATCGCGATCGGCGACGACGGGCGCATCGCGTCGGTCGGCAAGGTGCGGACCGGCGCGCCCCGGCGCGACCTCGGGGACGCCGTGATCCTGCCGGCGGCCACCGACCTCCACGTTCACTTTCGCGACCCCGGCGGTCCGCTGGCGGCCGAGAGCTTCGCGACCGGTACGATCGCGGCCGCGATCGGGGGCGTGGGGCTGATCGCGGACATGCCGAACACGCTCCCGCCGGTGACCGACCGCGAGCGACTGGAGGAGAAGGCCGCGCGCGTGCCCGGCCGCGCCGCGATCGACGTGCTCCTCTACGCGGCGGCCTCGGAGTCGGCGGCGATCGAGTCGCTGGGTCGCTTCGCCGGCGGCTTCAAGATGTACCTGAGTCCGACCACGGGGATCGAGCGGGCGCCGCTCCCGGCCGGCCTGCCCGGGCTCTTCGGGCGCGTGGCGGAGACCGGGCTCGCCCTCTCGGTCCATGCAGAGGATCCGGACCGCTTTTCGGCCGGGACGTCCGCCGCGGACCCGGTCGGTTGGAACGCCGTCCGACCGATCGCTGCCGAGCTCGCCGCGATCGATCGGCTCGCGAGCGCACCCCCGTCGCTCCGATGCAACGTCGCGCACATCACGAGCGTCACCGCGCTCCGCCGGGCGGTAGGCGTCGCGGCCGCCTCCGAGGTAACGCCGCACCACCTCCTGCTCTCCGATGCCTCGGGGACCGGCGGCCGCTTCAAGGTCAATCCTCCGTTGCGCGCCGAGCGGGAGCGGGGGGCCCTCTGGACCGCGTTCGCTCAAGGAGAGATCCCGTTCCTCGCCAGCGATCACGCGCCCCACCCGGCCGCGGAGAAGGACGCGCCGTTCGACCGGGCGCCGAGCGGCGTCCCGGGGGTCGAGACGATGCTGCCGCTCCTACTGGAGCGCGTCCGGGCCGGCGCCCTCGACCTCGGCACCCTGGTCCGGGCGGCGATCGATCGGCCGGCGCGCTGGCTCGGTCAACCGATGGGCCGCCTCGCTCCCGGCCACCGGGCGCATCTCGTCGTCGTCGACTTCCGCGCTCGACGCCGGCTCGCCGGAGCGCACCTGCACAGCGCCTGCGGCTGGACGCCGTTCGAGGGGTGGGAAGCGGTCCTTCCCCGCGAACACTACCGCGACGGGGAGCGGATCGTCGAGGCCGGTGAGTACGTCGGGTCGCCGACCGGCCGCGTCGTGCGGCCGGACTATGCGCGGCCCCCGTCGCCGGCGGCGTCGCGCTAG
- the purM gene encoding phosphoribosylformylglycinamidine cyclo-ligase: protein MDDPPAGAPGWTYARSGVDVGARGQALAAFLAEVRYRARPDHGRPVRAPGHYAGLVRIGRETLAVTTDTVGTKVQLAERLGRWEEVGEDLVGANVNDLASVGARPAGLVDTILCARPEPAVFAALGRGLDRGLRAAGCSLLGGETAVVPSIVQGIDLGGTAVGFFPRGRRPVLGERIRPGDALLGIPSNGLHANGFTLVRRLLEERSVDLARPRPGAAVPLGEELLAPTRIYTGAAEAIAARPETHGLAHLSGGGVRNLVRLHARVAFVLERWPPPPPLFDWLQRLGEIADAEMFRTFNMGIGFVLAVAPTHLAETRRRIARAGAPDAVVIGHVERGRGVRVPSRGLSFEGYD, encoded by the coding sequence GTGGACGATCCCCCCGCCGGCGCGCCCGGCTGGACGTACGCGCGCAGTGGGGTGGACGTCGGAGCCCGCGGGCAGGCGCTGGCGGCGTTCCTCGCCGAGGTCCGGTACCGGGCGCGGCCCGATCACGGCCGACCGGTCCGGGCCCCGGGCCATTACGCCGGTCTCGTTCGGATCGGTCGCGAGACGCTCGCGGTGACCACCGACACGGTGGGCACGAAGGTGCAGCTCGCCGAGCGGCTCGGGCGATGGGAGGAGGTCGGCGAGGACCTCGTCGGGGCCAACGTCAACGACCTCGCTTCGGTCGGCGCGCGACCGGCCGGCCTCGTGGACACGATCCTGTGCGCCCGCCCGGAGCCGGCGGTCTTCGCCGCCCTCGGCCGGGGCCTCGACCGGGGACTGCGCGCGGCCGGATGCTCCCTGCTCGGCGGCGAGACCGCGGTCGTCCCTTCGATCGTCCAGGGGATCGATCTCGGGGGCACCGCGGTGGGATTCTTCCCTCGGGGCCGTCGGCCCGTGCTCGGCGAGCGGATCCGGCCGGGCGACGCCCTGCTCGGCATCCCCTCGAACGGTCTGCACGCGAACGGCTTCACCCTGGTTCGGCGACTGCTCGAGGAGCGTTCGGTCGACCTCGCTCGCCCCCGGCCCGGGGCCGCCGTCCCCCTGGGTGAGGAGCTGCTCGCGCCGACCCGGATCTACACCGGTGCGGCCGAGGCGATCGCCGCGCGGCCCGAGACGCACGGTCTCGCGCATCTGAGCGGCGGCGGGGTCCGCAACCTCGTGCGCCTGCACGCGCGGGTGGCCTTCGTGCTGGAGCGCTGGCCCCCGCCGCCCCCGCTCTTCGACTGGCTCCAGCGGCTCGGCGAGATCGCCGACGCCGAGATGTTCCGGACCTTCAACATGGGGATCGGCTTCGTCCTCGCGGTCGCGCCGACGCATCTTGCCGAGACGCGCCGCCGGATAGCGCGCGCCGGCGCGCCGGACGCGGTCGTCATCGGCCACGTGGAGCGGGGTCGCGGCGTCCGGGTCCCGAGCCGCGGTCTCTCGTTCGAAGGCTACGACTAG